A genome region from Phoenix dactylifera cultivar Barhee BC4 chromosome 18, palm_55x_up_171113_PBpolish2nd_filt_p, whole genome shotgun sequence includes the following:
- the LOC103717391 gene encoding leucine-rich repeat receptor-like protein kinase TDR, whose translation MTSATSPFLLLVLLLLLAVAAAGAPIPLLALLSLKSSLVDPLSSLQDWSYHSDTAAGPPPWCSWSGVTCSAAGEVTALDLSCRNLSGTISPEVRLLYPSLVHLNLSGNAFRGPLPPAIFDLRRLQTLDLSHNDFNSSFPAAVAGLRRLTYLDAYSNSFTGRVPHGLSKLRLLEHLNLGGSFFEGGIPTGLGSLPRLRFLHLAGNLLTGWLPLQLGSLSQLEHLEIGYNSYEGGLPPELGGFPELQYLDISSANLSGDIPPELGNLTRLESLFLFKNRFSGRIPGSFSGMGALKVLDLSDNRLSGGVPPGLSPLANLTLLSLMNNALDGEIPPGIGELPNLEALLLWNNSLTGALPQKLGSGGRLERLDVSSNSFSGPIPSGLCSGNRLVRLILFANRFDSEIPPALANCSSLWRIRIEGNRLSGPIPTGFGSLPNLTYMDLSSNNLSGGIPPDLGTAPRLEFLNVSGNPLRRSLPEAIWSAPRLQILSASYCDLYGEIPNFEAGCRNLYKMEMEANDLRGEIPTDVGRCSKLVSLKLGRNRLTGTIPAELAALPSITDVDLSWNGLTGPIPPAFDNCSTLESFNVSFNHLAGEVPSSGAVLRNLHPSAYAGNAGLCGGPVGRPCAAGGGVSTAAGEREDAPPARGSAGTAIVWIAAGAVGAGLVVLILGTRWSRARKEEGLGPRVPGPWRLTAFQRLNFTAEDVADCVAGSDRIIGVGSMGTVYRAEMPGGEVIAVKKLWGPQKEAGRTIRKKGGVAAAEVEVLGSVRHRNIVRLLGYCTNRETTLLLYEYMPNGSLEDLLHRRGGAAAGKGGGMAADWETRYRIAVGIAQGICYLHHDCEPVIVHRDLKPSNILLDAEMEARVADFGVAKLIQTANQTMSVIAGSYGYIAPEYAYTLQVDARSDVYSYGVVLMEMVTGRRSVEAEYGEGNSIVEWVRARVVRGEGGGAWEVLDPAAVAGCKEVREEMMLVLRLALLCTSKKPADRPTMRDVLSMLREATPNRKAAAVVGKQQGGGGGGGGSPAALVQKPVADASRKF comes from the exons atgacctccgccacctcccccttcctcctcctcgtcctcctcctcctcctcgccgtCGCCGCTGCTGGCGCCCCCATTCCACTCCTCGCCCTTCTCTCTCTTAAGTCCTCTCTCGTCGACCCACTGTCCTCGCTCCAAGACTGGTCCTACCACTCGGACACGGCCGCCGGCCCGCCTCCCTGGTGCTCCTGGAGCGGCGTCACCTGCTCCGCCGCCGGAGAGGTCACCGCTCTCGACCTCTCTTGCCGGAACCTCTCCGGCACCATCTCCCCTGAGGTCCGCCTCCTCTACCCTTCCCTCGTCCACCTGAACCTCAGCGGCAACGCCTTCCGCGGCCCCCTCCCGCCTGCCATCTTCGATCTCCGCCGCCTCCAAACTCTCGACCTCAGCCACAACGACTTCAACTCCTCCTTCCCCGCTGCCGTCGCCGGCCTCCGCCGGCTCACGTACCTCGACGCCTACAGCAATAGCTTCACCGGCCGGGTTCCTCACGGCCTCTCCAAGCTCCGGCTCTTGGAGCACCTCAACCTCGGGGGGAGCTTCTTCGAGGGCGGCATTCCCACCGGGCTCGGCAGCTTACCGCGGCTAAGATTTCTCCACCTCGCCGGAAATCTGCTCACCGGGTGGTTGCCGCTCCAGCTAGGCTCGCTCTCCCAGCTCGAGCATCTGGAGATCGGTTACAATTCGTATGAAGGCGGCCTTCCGCCGGAGCTCGGGGGGTTTCCGGAGCTCCAATACCTGGACATCTCGTCGGCGAATCTCTCCGGCGATATCCCGCCGGAGCTCGGTAACCTCACACGGCTGGAATCGCTGTTCCTCTTCAAGAATCGGTTTTCCGGCCGGATTCCAGGGAGCTTTTCCGGCATGGGAGCTCTGAAGGTGCTCGACCTCTCGGATAACCGCCTCTCCGGGGGCGTTCCGCCCGGGCTTTCCCCGTTGGCCAATCTCACCCTCCTCAGCCTCATGAACAACGCGCTCGACGGCGAGATCCCGCCGGGTATTGGCGAGCTCCCGAATCTCGAGGCGCTCCTTCTCTGGAACAACTCCCTCACCGGCGCGCTCCCCCAGAAGCTTGGATCCGGCGGGCGGCTGGAGAGGCTGGACGTGTCCTCCAACTCGTTCTCCGGCCCTATCCCGTCCGGACTCTGCTCCGGGAACCGTCTCGTTCGGCTCATCCTCTTCGCGAACCGGTTCGACTCCGAGATCCCGCCCGCTTTGGCTAATTGCTCCTCTCTCTGGCGGATCCGGATCGAGGGGAATCGGCTATCCGGTCCGATCCCTACCGGGTTCGGCTCGCTGCCGAACCTCACCTACATGGACCTTAGTAGCAATAATTTGTCGGGAGGGATTCCACCGGATCTGGGCACCGCCCCGAGGCTCGAATTCTTGAATGTTTCCGGCAACCCCCTCCGGCGGTCGCTGCCGGAGGCGATCTGGAGCGCGCCGAGGCTCCAGATCTTGTCGGCGAGCTACTGTGATTTGTACGGCGAGATTCCCAATTTCGAGGCCGGGTGTAGAAATCTCTACAAGATGGAGATGGAGGCCAACGATTTGCGCGGCGAAATCCCCACCGACGTCGGCCGGTGCTCGAAGCTTGTGAGCCTTAAGCTCGGCCGGAATCGGCTCACCGGGACGATTCCGGCGGAGCTCGCCGCGCTTCCGTCAATCACGGACGTGGATCTCTCGTGGAACGGGTTAACCGGCCCGATCCCTCCAGCGTTCGACAACTGCAGCACTTTGGAGAGCTTCAACGTGTCGTTCAACCACCTCGCGGGTGAGGTCCCCTCTTCCGGCGCCGTGCTTCGTAACCTCCACCCCTCCGCCTACGCCGGGAACGCCGGCCTCTGCGGCGGGCCGGTAGGGCGACCGTGCGCGGCGGGAGGCGGCGTCTCCACCGCGGCCGGGGAGCGGGAGGATGCCCCGCCGGCGCGAGGTTCGGCGGGGACAGCGATCGTGTGGATCGCCGCCGGCGCGGTGGGGGCGGGGCTGGTGGTGCTGATCCTCGGGACGCGGTGGTCCCGTGCGCGGAAGGAGGAGGGGTTGGGCCCGCGGGTGCCGGGGCCGTGGCGGTTAACGGCATTCCAGCGGCTTAACTTCACGGCGGAGGACGTGGCCGACTGCGTGGCCGGGAGCGATCGGATCATCGGAGTGGGGTCTATGGGGACGGTGTACCGCGCCGAGATGCCAGGTGGCGAGGTCATAGCGGTTAAGAAACTGTGGGGACCACAAAAAGAAGCAGGGAGGACGATAAGAAAGAAGGGCGGTGtggcggcggcggaggtggAGGTGCTGGGCTCCGTCCGGCACCGGAACATCGTCCGGCTACTCGGCTACTGTACCAACCGGGAGACAACTCTACTGCTCTACGAGTACATGCCGAACGGGAGCCTGGAGGACCTCCTTCACCGGCGGGGTGGCGCCGCCGCCGGAAAGGGCGGCGGGATGGCGGCGGATTGGGAGACGAGATACCGGATCGCGGTGGGGATCGCACAGGGGATCTGCTATCTCCACCACGACTGTGAGCCGGTGATCGTGCACCGTGACCTCAAGCCCAGCAACATATTGCTGGACGCCGAGATGGAGGCGCGGGTGGCGGACTTCGGCGTGGCCAAGCTCATCCAGACTGCCAACCAGACCATGTCCGTCATCGCCGGCTCCTACGGATACATCGCCCCCG AGTATGCATACACGCTGCAGGTGGATGCGAGGAGTGATGTATATAGCTACGGAGTGGTGCTGATGGAGATGGTGACGGGGAGGAGATCAGTGGAGGCGGAGTACGGCGAGGGAAACAGCATTGTGGAGTGGGTGAGGGCAAGGGTGGTgagaggggaaggaggaggggcgtgggaGGTGCTGGACCCGGCGGCGGTGGCCGGGTGCAAGGaggtgagggaggagatgatgcTGGTGCTCCGGCTGGCGCTGCTTTGTACTAGCAAGAAACCGGCGGACCGGCCCACGATGAGGGATGTGCTGTCCATGCTACGAGAGGCGACGCCTAACCGAAAGGCGGCGGCGGTGGTTGGCAAGCAacaggggggcggcggcggaggcggcggttCCCCGGCTGCATTGGTGCAGAAGCCTGTGGCTGATGCTTCACGTAAATTTTAG